One genomic region from Streptomyces sp. NBC_01304 encodes:
- the rpsT gene encoding 30S ribosomal protein S20, with protein MANIKSQIKRNKTNEKARLRNKAVKSSLKTAVRKAREAAAAGDVEKATTALRAANRQLDKAVSKGVIHKNQAANKKSALATKVASLKG; from the coding sequence GTGGCGAACATCAAGTCCCAGATCAAGCGGAACAAGACCAACGAGAAGGCGCGCCTGCGCAACAAGGCCGTCAAGTCGTCGCTCAAGACCGCTGTCCGCAAGGCCCGTGAGGCTGCCGCCGCGGGTGACGTCGAGAAGGCCACCACGGCCCTTCGCGCCGCCAACCGTCAGCTCGACAAGGCTGTCTCCAAGGGTGTCATCCACAAGAACCAGGCCGCCAACAAGAAGTCGGCGCTTGCGACCAAGGTTGCCTCCCTCAAGGGCTGA